In Zygosaccharomyces rouxii strain CBS732 chromosome D complete sequence, one DNA window encodes the following:
- the GSH2 gene encoding glutathione synthase (similar to uniprot|Q08220 Saccharomyces cerevisiae YOL049W GSH2 Glutathione synthetase catalyzes the ATP-dependent synthesis of glutathione (GSH) from gamma-glutamylcysteine and glycine induced by oxidative stress and heat shock), producing MASTETPNLSDDVIKRDLLPEIYQWSLSNGLIMYPPNFKLESVSVAPTTLYPTPVPRRSFQDAIAVQKAYNELYCNVSRDGNENWLTNESSKLAEFDSEFTGRLWGLYQKASKQGYSQKLRLGVFRSDYLIDKRHDEIKQVEFNTISVSFGGLSSKVGQLHNFLNDSGKYSPDRGSEFYSNEIPVSESAIKLADALATAVEHYEPRQPNPVVAFVVQDGERNVFDQRIVEYNLLQSHGIQTVRFTLEQVKTHTFLEPDSRRLYWKKSGQEIAVIWFRSAYSPADFKTEESWENRLILETSYAIKAPDLLIQLSGTKKIQQLLTNPDILAQFVPDESSRSQLLSTFVNIYPLDDSSLGREGKRLAFEQPFNYVLKPQREGGGNNIYKNDIPDALRKMDEKDWAAYILMELIQPEPNKKNVVLRGSEYYKEPILSELGIFGCVLFDESEIHYNQYSGWLLRSKFNSSNEGGVAAGFGCVDSLVLY from the coding sequence ATGGCTTCCACAGAAACGCCTAACTTGTCAGATGATGTTATAAAGAGGGACTTGTTACCAGAGATATATCAATGGTCATTGAGCAACGGATTGATCATGTATCCACcgaatttcaaattggaaagcGTATCAGTAGCCCCCACAACATTATATCCAACGCCTGTGCCAAGACGGAGTTTTCAAGATGCAATTGCTGTTCAGAAGGCGTATAATGAATTGTACTGTAATGTCTCTAGAGATGGAAATGAAAATTGGCTTACCAATGAATCTTCTAAGCTAGCTGAATTTGATTCTGAATTTACTGGGAGATTATGGGGATTGTATCAAAAGGCTTCAAAACAAGGTTATAGTCAAAAGCTAAGATTAGGTGTCTTTAGATCAGATTACTTGATAGATAAAAGGCATGACGAAATCAAACAAGTGGAATTCAATACCATTTCGGTATCCTTTGGTGGATTATCCTCTAAAGTTGGTCAATTGCATAATTTTTTAAACGATTCTGGTAAATATTCTCCTGATAGAGGTTCagaattttattcaaaCGAAATCCCTGTATCAGAGTCTGCTATCAAATTAGCAGATGCATTGGCAACAGCAGTGGAGCACTATGAACCCCGCCAACCAAATCCAGTTGTGGCATTTGTTGTACAAGATGGTGAGAGAAATGTTTTTGATCAACGGATAGTTGAATACAATTTGTTGCAGAGCCATGGCATACAAACCGTTAGATTTACACTTGAACAAGTAAAGACACATACATTTCTGGAGCCTGATAGTAGAAGGTTATATTGGAAGAAGAGTGGTCAAGAAATTGCCGTTATTTGGTTTAGGTCTGCATATTCACCTGCAGATTTTAAAACTGAAGAATCTTGGGAAAACAGATTAATCTTGGAAACTAGTTATGCGATAAAGGCACCAGATCTTTTAATACAATTGTCAGGTACAAAGAAGATCCAACAGTTGTTAACCAATCCTGATATTTTAGCTCAATTTGTTCCAGATGAGTCATCAAGAAGCCAATTACTATCAACATTTGTTAACATTTATCCTTTAGATGATTCATCACTAGGTAGAGAAGGTAAGCGATTGGCCTTTGAACAACCTTTCAATTACGTTTTAAAGCCACAGCGtgaaggtggtggtaataataTTTACAAAAACGATATACCGGATGCCTTGAGGAAAATGGATGAAAAGGATTGGGCCGCATATATCTTGATGGAATTGATCCAACCAGAACCTAACAAGAAAAATGTTGTTTTACGTGGTTCAGAATATTATAAAGAGCCCATTTTAAGTGAATTgggaatttttggatgTGTTCTCTTTGATGAATCCGAAATTCATTATAACCAATACTCTGGATGGTTATTGAGATCAAAATTCAACAGTTCGAATGAGGGGGGTGTAGCAGCAGGATTTGGTTGCGTAGATAGCTTGGTCTTGTATTGA
- the GAL11 gene encoding Gal11p (weakly similar to uniprot|P19659 Saccharomyces cerevisiae YOL051W GAL11 Component of the Mediator complex interacts with RNA polymerase II and the general transcription factors to form the RNA polymerase II holoenzyme affects transcription by acting as target of activators and repressors) produces MSSGGKDTLSLEERSRNVQDLLQVLMDINDINGGNSDIAEKMKVHAKNFEAALYAKSSSKKEYMDSMREKVNAMRNTRDTRKKAAASAVSMGAVNRAMLTQQQQQQQQRLQQAGMAANGGFVPNTLNMNSHMFLNQQAQVRQQAQQQLRNQQQQQQQAQQQQQQLHGQPQTPQLSAQHQQLINQMKVAIIPRELLQRIPNIPPGVNTWQQITELAQQKRLTAQDMQIAKEIYRLHQQLLYKSRLQQASVNNRMNLQQQEQLHQQRMAGVNGLQSQQSQGPTPQQLAQQHQGGLQQQQQQQQQQQQQQQQQQPTTLQQQQQQQQHAQQQRLQQQQQQQQAQQQQGRSVKSEGEFPNMLSQINQIFTPEEQRALLHEAMEACKNFQKTQFGNNMTDSNRQNFIRKYINHKAIKKIQNVRLAQMAASGATPQQHAAPNNQRHSVSLQSQPSAGVGTAGPAGGAPTGGRPSSSTIAGAPAGGSGGGGPPNNGTPNVHNSMPSQGALNAQYNQANLRNNAAAAAAQGGAPIQQPNRMAQPQARPSVLQAFAPTPQDVEVVKRISADAARTPLRLSDLTNTLSPQERDEIKRMLQINQQLFAQVSNYAPQVYVFTKSENFLKEVLQLRIFVKEILEKCAKEIYVVKLDTVEKLVIKYKKYWESMKIQLLRRQQLIQQQQQLQQQKQKLAVQQQAAGNTQAGLNISQQQQRVQGSLQQIQQQMQQKQRQQQQMQQQQQVQQQPVPKVPPTNSNIALAAQNAVTNMSNPSANGTPGVNAAGATNYQPPLSDASMGMSAGSAVGVEAPRTGLGLDFMGSPNLAKGSPPTGATTGMSPKRELAKAAATGNFTKARSNSLKPSPNASQSNMNTPVVVPPPTGSGSATPGVLNVGDGISPLNGKPLAVANHKTPSPLTVPSISQVQATASNTDNHPFEEEEDALRKMNIRKAEIISRFKHRQEVFGKSPLDMFLSTLADCIGVKDANVEAVMTIPPAVVDQVNGTGKKKLSKMAQKARDQDVVLVSIKDNNKLVMESKTNPKSQSYQVPSDALGSVFKDVYGTSDIMTMNFNDPFGISRSVSDGAVVGSSQINARKRKLEELEISPANSANSPSSSLMSDSKKVKIDSPEDMFVTRYGGDSDTKQLMNTGVPSTNVWDWNYWAKLEQP; encoded by the coding sequence ATGAGCTCAGGCGGAAAGGATACGCTGAGTTTGGAGGAGCGATCCAGGAACGTACAGGATCTGTTGCAGGTGCTAATGGATATCAATGACATTAATGGGGGAAACAGTGATATTGCTGAGAAGATGAAGGTTCACGCCAAAAATTTCGAAGCTGCATTGTATGCCAAGagttcttcaaagaaagaatatATGGATAGCATGAGAGAGAAAGTCAATGCGATGCGTAACACTAGGGACACTCGCAAGAAAGCTGCTGCTTCGGCCGTTTCGATGGGTGCTGTTAATAGAGCAATGCTCAcacaacagcaacaacaacagcaacaaaGGTTACAACAAGCTGGAATGGCTGCTAATGGTGGATTTGTTCCAAATACCTTGAATATGAATTCCCATATGTTTTTAAATCAACAGGCGCAGGTGCGTCAACAGGctcaacaacaattgagaaatcaacagcagcagcaacagcaggcacaacagcagcagcaacaactTCATGGGCAACCTCAGACACCACAGCTCTCAGCACAACATCAACAGTTGATCAATCAAATGAAAGTTGCAATTATTCCTAGAGAATTGTTACAAAGGATACCAAACATTCCTCCAGGTGTTAATACTTGGCAACAGATCACAGAACTGGCGCAACAAAAAAGGCTCACGGCACAGGATATGCAAATTGCCAAAGAGATTTACAGATTACATCAACAGCTTTTATACAAATCTCGTTTACAACAAGCCAGTGTGAATAATAGAATGAACttacaacaacaggaacaGTTGCATCAACAACGTATGGCTGGAGTGAATGGTCTGCAATCACAACAGTCTCAAGGACCTACCCCACAGCAATTGGCTCAGCAGCATCAAGGTGGTcttcaacagcagcagcagcaacaacaacaacaacagcagcagcagcagcagcagcagcctACAACTttacaacagcagcagcaacaacaacaacatgCTCAGCAGCAGAGATtgcaacagcagcagcagcagcagcaagCCCAACAACAGCAAGGTAGATCAGTCAAATCAGAAGGTGAATTTCCAAACATGTTAAGTCAGAtcaatcaaatttttaccCCAGAGGAGCAAAGGGCTCTTTTACATGAAGCTATGGAAGCCTGTaagaattttcaaaagactCAGTTTGGTAATAATATGACTGATTCAAACAGGCAGAATTTCATTAGAAAATATATTAATCACAAGGCCATTAAGAAGATCCAGAATGTGAGATTGGCACAAATGGCCGCTAGCGGAGCTACTCCACAACAGCATGCAGCACCTAATAATCAACGCCATTCAGTTTCGTTACAATCTCAACCTTCAGCTGGTGTAGGTACAGCTGGCCCCGCTGGCGGTGCCCCTACAGGTGGTCGTCCCAGTAGCTCAACGATCGCAGGTGCCCCTGCTGGTGGTTCTGGTGGTGGAGGCCCTCCTAATAATGGTACCCCTAATGTGCATAATTCCATGCCTTCACAAGGAGCATTGAATGCTCAATATAACCAAGCCAATTTAAGAAACaatgctgctgctgctgctgccCAGGGTGGGGCTCCTATTCAACAACCTAATAGAATGGCACAACCGCAGGCAAGGCCGTCTGTCCTACAAGCTTTTGCACCTACTCCACAAGATGTGGAAGTGGTCAAGAGAATATCTGCAGATGCCGCCAGAACTCCTCTTAGATTATCGGACTTGACCAATACTTTATCACCTCAAGAAAGGGACGAAATTAAACGTATGTTACAGATAAATCAACAACTGTTTGCGCAAGTTAGTAATTATGCCCCCCAAGTCTACGTTTTTACCAAGAgtgaaaatttcttgaaagaaGTCTTACAATTGAGAATATTTGTCaaagaaatcttggaaaaatgtGCAAAGGAAATTTACGTGGTCAAGCTGGATACTgtagaaaaattggtgatCAAATATAAGAAGTATTGGGAAAGTATGAAGATTCAATTGCTAAGAAGACAACAGTTGATccagcaacaacaacagctGCAGCAACAGAAGCAGAAGTTGGCAGTTCAGCAGCAAGCTGCTGGTAATACTCAGGCAGGTCTTAATATATCTCAGCAGCAACAGAGGGTGCAAGGTTCATTGCAACAGATCCAGCAGCAGATGCAACAGAAGCAACGTCAACAGCAACAGAtgcagcagcaacaacaggTCCAGCAACAACCTGTTCCTAAGGTCCCTCCAACTAACAGTAACATAGCGCTTGCTGCCCAAAATGCTGTAACAAATATGTCAAATCCAAGTGCCAATGGTACTCCTGGTGTCAATGCTGCAGGTGCTACTAATTACCAACCGCCATTGTCAGATGCAAGTATGGGGATGTCTGCTGGTTCTGCTGTGGGTGTGGAAGCTCCTAGAACTGGATTGGGGCTCGATTTTATGGGTTCTCCCAATCTTGCCAAAGGCTCACCACCTACTGGTGCTACTACTGGTATGTCTCCAAAGAGAGAGTTAGCCAAAGCTGCCGCTACAGGTAATTTTACGAAGGCTAGATCTAATAGTTTAAAACCTTCGCCTAATGCATCTCAATCTAACATGAATACTCCTGTAGTGGTACCCCCACCGACAGGGAGCGGGTCAGCTACACCTGGTGTGTTAAACGTTGGTGATGGTATATCTCCATTGAATGGTAAACCATTGGCTGTGGCAAATCATAAGACACCATCTCCATTAACTGTACCATCTATTTCACAAGTTCAAGCAACAGCATCTAACACAGATAACCATCCCTTcgaagaagaggaggatgCTTTGAGAAAAATGAACATCAGGAAGGCAGAAATTATCTCAAGGTTTAAGCATCGCCAAGAAGTTTTTGGTAAATCGCCTCTGGATATGTTTTTATCAACTTTAGCCGATTGTATTGGCGTTAAGGATGCTAATGTGGAAGCTGTTATGACTATTCCCCCTGCAGTGGTGGATCAAGTCAATGGCACtgggaagaagaagctgaGTAAAATGGCTCAAAAAGCTAGAGATCAGGATGTCGTGCTCGTCTCCATTAAAGATAATAACAAGTTAGTCATGGAAAGTAAGACAAATCCTAAATCACAAAGTTATCAAGTTCCTTCCGACGCTCTAGGATCTGTCTTTAAGGATGTCTACGGTACAAGCGACATCATGACGATGAATTTCAACGATCCATTTGGTATCTCGAGATCTGTCTCTGATGGCGCTGTTGTAGGATCCAGCCAGATAAATGCTAGGAAGAGAAAGTTGGAGGAGCTAGAAATAAGTCCGGCTAATTCGGCTAATTCACCTTCCTCCTCTTTAATGAGTGATTCTAAGAAAGTTAAGATAGATTCTCCGGAGGATATGTTCGTTACGAGGTATGGAGGAGACTCAGATACCAAACAGCTAATGAATACTGGTGTACCGTCAACTAACGTATGGGATTGGAATTATTGGGCTAAACTGGAGCAGCCGTGA
- the RRT8 gene encoding Rrt8p (weakly similar to uniprot|P31379 Saccharomyces cerevisiae YAL018C Hypothetical ORF) produces the protein MTLGPLGFILVHIQWLLQTNALTALVCRKIILTYISNQIFDTTLYLHGQSEFLARAKFITVSADSDNRIHWSMAEFWSFVVPLWILNIMRKILVAVILAGISLIPLIGPPIVNQLISSRRASSYMGRYFVLSGTDPMAAKNYEYEHLGLFYSFGMAAGILEFLPLFSIITMTSNTVGAARWSIDIIKKKRS, from the coding sequence ATGACTTTAGGTCCTCTAGGATTTATACTTGTACACATTCAATGGCTTTTACAAACAAATGCTCTTACCGCACTTGTTTGTCGAAAAATTATATTAACCTATATCAGtaaccaaatttttgataCAACACTCTACTTACATGGTCAAAGTGAATTTTTAGCAAGGGCGAAATTTATAACCGTCTCTGCAGATTCTGATAATAGAATTCATTGGTCTATGGCGGAATTTTGGAGCTTTGTAGTCCCTCTATGGATTTTAAATATCATGAGAAAAATATTGGTAGCGGTTATATTAGCAGGAATATCTCTTATACCATTAATTGGACCGCCAATTgtaaaccaattgatcagTTCAAGGAGAGCTTCTTCTTACATGGGCAGATATTTCGTTCTCAGTGGTACAGATCCAATGGCGGCCAAAAATTACGAATATGAACATTTAGGATTATTTTACAGTTTTGGTATGGCTGCAGGtattttagaatttttacctttattttcaatcatCACCATGACTAGCAATACAGTAGGTGCTGCTAGATGGAGTATAGATattataaagaaaaaacGTTCTTAA
- the ATS1 gene encoding Ats1p (similar to uniprot|P31386 Saccharomyces cerevisiae YAL020C ATS1 Protein with a potential role in regulatory interactions between microtubules and the cell cycle as suggested by genetic and physical interactions with Nap1p and genetic interactions with TUB1) — MEVEKGSKLFSSFQNCVVVEPCGKGSRVLGWGSNTKCQIKEPKCRIVDRPYVIYANEEVLIDYVAMGKDFMLIIDIHGYIVHAIGSLPREFRLQEWQGKSVQVSCMWSSLHIHYNRSIHSYGNGNHGQLYAVPYPLEIDSFTTGSEHGILIHNKNQVFCWGWGEHGNCGRTNGQGSINDYSNVVSPLNKVFNVNSNATLRIYGGYASTWIICEC; from the coding sequence ATGGAAGTCGAAAAAGGATCGAAGcttttttcatctttccAGAACTGTGTAGTGGTTGAACCCTGTGGTAAAGGATCGAGAGTGCTTGGATGGGGTTCGAATACCAAATGCCAAATCAAAGAGCCTAAGTGTAGGATAGTGGATCGTCCATATGTGATATATGCAAACGAAGAAGTCCTGATCGATTATGTAGCCATGGGAAAAGATTTCATGCTCATAATAGACATTCATGGTTACATTGTACATGCTATAGGATCTTTACCACGAGAGTTCCGCTTACAAGAATGGCAAGGTAAATCAGTTCAGGTCTCATGTATGTGGTCATCCCTACACATTCACTACAACAGGTCGATTCACTCTTACGGTAACGGTAACCATGGTCAATTATACGCAGTACCGTACCCATTGGAAATAGATTCATTCACTACTGGTAGTGAGCACGGTATCTTAATTCATAACAAAAACCAAGTGTTCTGTTGGGGATGGGGAGAACACGGTAATTGTGGTCGTACGAATGGTCAAGGTTCTATAAATGATTATTCAAATGTTGTGAGTCCATTGAACAAAGTTTTCAATGTAAATTCGAACGCTACATTAAGAATTTACGGTGGATACGCATCAACTTGGATAATTTGCGAATGTTAA
- the FUN30 gene encoding DNA-dependent ATPase FUN30 (similar to uniprot|P31380 Saccharomyces cerevisiae YAL019W FUN30 Protein whose overexpression affects chromosome stability potential Cdc28p substrate homolog of Snf2p) translates to MSEQDDEVQVPESSSPNTTRMLSSSPLKQEQESQDAAGMRNNHTDTTSLLRDRFSFTPGNNQGKDDKQRPNGELPANVTANPETQLAILSGEFPDFSPTLVQAVFKSNLFNAKLARERLNRIRSQRQNWSVSSNKRKTGSGQFSQQLQLQHNSPMATSRLSSIKKNDSSKITVERQKTSIFDRYSNVMNQKVRPTMTDSLVIDEESLAKLGIKSQPPTTKRRKLVRADDFHDKKKPTQLDKARENHMKMKKRGGSDGEATAEEEMSGDEEGSADEYEERTPEVNIDEQILHFLNTADASDVADLGETSMEKANIIISKRPYNSLYTFSQLELLTVSEQEKKAQEAQKKKGRRVQQKKEGERVLEKINQSIKGYNAIDSLIKKCSTYGKLIGSHMRRWGIDLEHSDKNGELDFMSVDSEDGAVVEEFDDKAVSSSSTPAPSMPNSGEGTEKTNIQTGKTAKSDPEFAEIGEDEEEEEADEDADGDVEFQESEDEDEDYGHRGRRRNNDVTNHKNKPTAQQRGLVKFFKGKPLLLSEDLELKDYQQTGINWLNLLYHNNMSCILADDMGLGKTLQVIAFLAYLKQINEPGPHLVVVPSSTLENWLREFQKFCPVLKIEPYYGSQQERADLREILEKNVGQYDVVVTTYNLAAGNKYDISFLRNCYFNAVVYDEGHMLKNSLSERFSKLMRIQGNFRLLLTGTPLQNNLKELMSLLEFIMPSLFESKKEHLASIFKQRARTTDNNKDFNPLLAQEAINRAKTMMKPFILRRRKDQVLKHLPGKHRKVEMCEMNKQQRTIYNEEIRLVMEHRQMVKDGVFPKDSKEKAKVQSSSSKNLIMALRKAALHPLLFRHLYTDEVISKMSDAILDEPDYAENGNRQYIMEDMSYMTDFELHKLSRNFPDTLSKFKLQNNEWMQSGKIDKLCEILHHIIVEKKEKVLIFSLFTQMLDILELVLSTLNYKFLRLDGSTQVNDRQSLIDKFYEDEKIPIFILSTKAGGFGINLVCANNVIIFDQSFNPHDDRQAADRSHRVGQTKEVTITTLVTKDSIEEKIFQLAKNKLDLDFHVSEDDKKAQDAIENKVSDILEDIIYDEAKK, encoded by the coding sequence ATGAGTGAACAAGACGATGAAGTGCAGGTTCCTGAATCCTCTTCCCCCAATACTACCAGGATGCTTTCATCATCGCCGCTGAAACAAGAGCAGGAATCTCAAGATGCTGCTGGTATGAGGAATAATCACACCGATACAACATCACTGCTGCGAGACAGATTTAGTTTTACTCCAGGGAATAATCaaggtaaagatgataaGCAGAGGCCGAATGGTGAATTACCTGCAAATGTAACGGCGAATCCCGAGACTCAGTTGGCAATACTGTCGGGTGAGTTTCCTGATTTTTCACCTACATTGGTTCAGGCGGTGTTTAAATCCAATTTGTTCAATGCAAAGCTAGCGAGAGAGAGATTGAATAGAATTCGAAGCCAAAGACAGAATTGGTCTGTCAGTTCTAACAAGAGGAAAACCGGTAGTGGTCAGTTTTCTCAgcagctgcagctgcagcataattcaccaatggCTACTAGCAGATTGAGCTCTATTAAGAAAAAcgattcttcaaagataaCTGTAGAAAGGCAGAAGACTTCGATTTTTGATCGTTATTCCAATGTGATGAATCAGAAAGTACGTCCAACGATGACAGATTCTCTGgtcattgatgaagaatctcTAGCGAAATTAGGTATTAAATCTCAACCACCTACTACgaagaggaggaaattGGTTAGAGCTGATGATTTCCACGATAAAAAGAAGCCCACACAGTTGGATAAAGCCAGAGAGAACCAcatgaaaatgaagaaacgTGGTGGTTCGGATGGTGAAGCAacagctgaagaagaaatgagtggtgatgaagaaggtagTGCTGATGAGTATGAGGAAAGAACTCCAGAAGTAAATATAGACGAACAGATTTTGCATTTCTTAAACACAGCGGATGCTAGTGATGTGGCAGATTTAGGTGAAACATCAATGGAAAAGGCCAATATCATTATTTCAAAGAGGCCGTACAATAGTTTGTACACATTCTCACAGTTGGAACTGCTAACGGTATCGGagcaagagaaaaaggCACAAGAAgctcaaaagaagaagggtAGACGTGTTCAGcaaaagaaagaaggtgaaCGTGtattagaaaaaattaacCAAAGTATTAAAGGTTATAATGCGATAGACTCTTTGATTAAGAAATGTTCAACTTATGGTAAATTAATAGGATCTCATATGAGGCGATGGGGTATAGATTTAGAGCATAGTGATAAGAATGGTGAATTAGATTTCATGAGCGTTGATTCTGAAGATGGTGCAGTCgtggaagaatttgacgATAAAGCAGTTAGTAGTTCATCTACACCAGCACCTAGTATGCCTAATAGTGGTGAAGGTACCGAAAAAACTAACATACAGACAGGGAAAACCGCCAAGAGTGATCCAGAGTTTGCTGAGATCGGTgaggatgaggaagaagaggaagctgatgaagatgccgATGGCGATgtagaatttcaagaaagtgaggatgaagacgaagattACGGCCATCGTggtagaagaagaaataatgATGTAACGAATCATAAGAATAAACCTACGGCACAACAAAGGGGTTTagttaaatttttcaaggGGAAACCACTTCTATTATCcgaagatttagaattaaaagattATCAACAGACGGGtatcaattggttaaacCTACTTTATCACAATAATATGTCATGTATCTTGGCAGATGATATGGGTTTGGGTAAGACTCTTCAAGTGATAGCATTTTTAGCATATTTGAAACAGATCAATGAACCTGGTCCTCATTTGGTGGTTGttccttcttcaactttggaaaattggCTAagagaatttcaaaaattctgtCCTGTACTAAAAATTGAACCTTATTATGGTTCTCAACAGGAAAGAGCTGATTTACGTGAAATTCTCGAAAAGAATGTTGGCCAATACGACGTCGTTGTGACAACTTACAATTTAGCCGCTGGTAATAAATACgatatttcttttttgagaaattgttaCTTCAATGCAGTGGTTTATGACGAGGGGCACATGTTAAAGAATTCGCTATCTGAGAGATTCTCCAAACTGATGAGAATTCAAGGGAACTTCCGTCTTTTGTTAACAGGTACACCGTTACAAAATAACTTGAAAGAGCTAATGTCCCTTTTAGAATTTATCATGCCATCACTTTTCGAATCCAAGAAAGAGCACCTAGCATCCATCTTCAAACAAAGAGCACGTACTACCGATAATAACAAGGATTTTAACCCATTACTTGCCCAGGAGGCCATCAACAGGGCTAAGACTATGATGAAACCTTTCATTCTACGTAGACGTAAAGACCAAGTGCTCAAACATTTACCGGGCAAGCATCGTAAAGTGGAAATGTGTGAAATGAACAAACAGCAGCGTACCATTTacaatgaagaaattagatTGGTAATGGAACATCGTCAAATGGTCAAGGATGGTGTCTTTCCCAAGGACTCAAAGGAAAAGGCTAAAGTACAATCTTCGAGCtctaaaaatttgatcatGGCCCTGAGGAAAGCGGCATTGCACCCCTTGTTATTCCGCCATTTATACACAGACGAAGTCATTAGTAAGATGAGTGATGCTATTTTAGATGAACCAGACTATGCAGAGAATGGTAATAGACAGTACATTATGGAAGATATGAGCTACATGACAGACTTTGAACTACACAAACTTTCTCGTAATTTCCCAGATactttatccaaatttaaaCTACAAAATAACGAATGGATGCAATCAGGTAAGATTGATAAGTTGTGTGAAATTCTCCACCACATCATCgtggaaaagaaagagaaggtTCTCATATTTTCACTTTTTACACAAATGTTGGATATCCTTGAATTGGTTCTGTCCACTTTAAACTACAAATTTCTACGACTAGACGGATCTACTCAAGTAAATGATCGTCAGTCCctaattgataaattttacgaagatgaaaaaattccaatatttattttatcGACAAAGGCAGGTGGTTTTGGTATTAATTTGGTATGTGCCAACAATGTCAttatttttgatcaaagtTTTAACCCACATGATGATCGTCAGGCAGCTGATAGATCTCACCGTGTTGGACAGACCAAAGAGgttaccattaccacaCTGGTTACGAAGGACTctatagaagaaaaaatattccaattggCCAAGAATAAGCTAGATTTAGATTTCCACGTCTCAGAGGATGACAAGAAGGCTCAAGATGCCATCGAAAATAAGGTTAGTGATATCTTAGAGGATATTATCTATGATGAGGCCAAGAAGTGA